The Palaemon carinicauda isolate YSFRI2023 chromosome 33, ASM3689809v2, whole genome shotgun sequence genome contains a region encoding:
- the LOC137626132 gene encoding uncharacterized protein translates to MTLKVTFFLAFTVAVVSTDKLPDDKIRSYPAKSSAPEYPTEPPKYSYNYGVADDYTGANFAASESREGYKTEGSYKVNLPDGRIQTVKYVDNGDGLVAEVSYEGEAKYPAYKANPRDKTAATPPPVRNPAYKPAAIPDSVYKPGPIPSREPAPDPIPVYTPAPSSSHKPDSDTGLVSVYKPAPSPSYKPETDLVPVHKAAPDPVPVYKPAPSPSYKTDSNPGLATSYKPAIAPAPVPVPVYEPVPLSTYKPTPDPDTFTIPVYTSAPAPATTYRPAPAPAPYPVPVYEPDTVPVYKPAVNPAQVYDRFPVYQQASRYKATPLYD, encoded by the exons ATGACTCTGAAG GTCACCTTCTTCCTAGCCTTCACAGTGGCAGTGGTTTCCACCGACAAACTCCCCGACGACAAAATCCGATCCTACCCCGCTAAAAGCTCGGCGCCTGAATATCCCACA GAACCTCCAAAATACTCATACAACTATGGCGTAGCCGATGATTACACTGGAGCTAATTTTGCAGCTTCCGAGTCACGTGAGGGCTACAAAACTGAAGGTAGTTACAAGGTAAATCTACCCGATGGTCGAATTCAAACTGTCAAGTATGTGGATAACGGTGATGGTCTAGTGGCCGAAGTCAGTTATGAAGGAGAAGCCAAGTACCCAGCATACAAGGCTAATCCTAGAGACAAAACTGCTGCTACTCCTCCTCCTGTCCGTAATCCAGCCTACAAGCCTGCTGCTATTCCTGACTCTGTCTATAAACCTGGCCCTATTCCATCACGTGAGCCTGCTCCTGACCCTATCCCTGTCTACACACCTGCTCCATCCTCATCACATAAGCCTGATTCGGATACTGGCCTCGTCTCTGTCTACAAGCCTGCTCCATCCCCATCCTATAAGCCTGAGACTGACCTTGTCCCTGTCCACAAAGCTGCTCCGGACCCTGTCCCTGTCTACAAGCCTGCTCCATCCCCATCATACAAGACTGATTCTAATCCTGGCCTTGCCACTTCCTACAAACCTGCTATTGCTCCTGCTCCTGTCCCTGTTCCAGTTTATGAGCCGGTTCCTCTCTCAACCTATAAGCCTACTCCCGACCCAGACACTTTCACTATCCCAGTCTATACATCTGCTCCTGCTCCTGCCACAACCTATAGGCCTGCTCCTGCCCCAGCTCCTTACCCAGTCCCAGTTTATGAGCCTGATACTGTCCCCGTGTACAAGCCTGCTGTCAACCCTGCTCAAGTTTATGATCGATTTCCAGTTTATCAACAAGCCTCTAGATATAAAGCTACCCCTTTATATGACTGA